The following are encoded together in the Eptesicus fuscus isolate TK198812 chromosome 16, DD_ASM_mEF_20220401, whole genome shotgun sequence genome:
- the ARHGEF33 gene encoding rho guanine nucleotide exchange factor 33: MEKTKTKQGENEHMPMNNPSTQIYQASKYKPSLNLTPVGARLQRQNGGIITSLEQLHEKINEMSNVFNSLENKLQALASELKTGFTEAMQELSRIQHGEYAVEEKVKTCKCSMEEKVTEMKNSLNYFKEELSNAMSMIQAITSKQEEMQQKIEQLQQEKRRESRKVKAKKTQKEEHGSQAGPAQAQGSPFRSINIPEPVLPSEDFTNLLPSQAYEKAQESRSMHIGDSNVKGMMGPGMNPTTPETEENLKPCLTADIQSKGHVPSGVWRQPKDGKEWGEEYVTKDHPDKLKEVGQGRHGSLENVLCETSLAAKRQTVALELLESERKYVINISLILKIKATFQGSDGKRNSKERSLFPGSLRYLVQQHLDLLHALQERVLKWPRQGVLGDLFLKLTNDENNFLDYYVAYLRDLPECISLVHVVVLKEGDEEIKSDIYTLFFHIVQRIPEYLIHLQNVLKFTEQEHPDYYLLLVCVQRLRVFISHYTLLFQCNEDLLIQKRKKLKKSSMAKLYKGLASQCANAGQDASPTAGPEAVRDSGIHSEEMLQPYSSAPSSGPAITHLMPPMKKSQQQQSLMDGMQPGKPGDWEMEGRKHERPESLLAPAQFCPAEQDVKALSGPLQSIPEMDFEPSPAEPSLGNVERSLRAPAELLPDARGFAPSAYEEFEYGGEIFALPAPYDEEPFQAPALFENCSPASSESSLDICFLRPVSFAMEAERPEHALQPLPKSATSPASSSGAYKLEAAAQAHGKAKPLSRSLKEFPRTPPAEGVAPRLYSTRSSSGGRAPLKAERAAQAHGSAAAAAAAAAAAASRGAPRTYFPQQRSQSEKQTYLEVRREMHLEDTTRFCPKEERESEQTSFSDQNPRQDQKGGFRSSFRKLFKKKSSGSEYREKTNENPSMDPSPTKQDFFRNRLALANDLDQGTAV; encoded by the exons ATggaaaaaaccaaaacaaagcaag GAGAGAATGAACATATGCCGATGAATAATCCTTCCACACAAATTTACCAG GCTTCGAAGTACAAGCCTTCCCTGAACCTGACTCCAGTGGGAGCCCGCCTTCAGCGGCAGAATGGAGGGATCATAACCTCTCTAGAGCAGCTTCATGAAAAAATCAACGAGATGAGCAACGTGTTCAACTCGCTGGAGAACAAG TTGCAGGCCCTGGCCTCTGAACTCAAAACTGGTTTCACAGAAGCAATGCAAGAACTGTCAAGAATTCAACATGGAGAATATGCTGTGGAAGAAAAGGTTAAGACCTGCAAATGTTCCATGGAAGAAAAAGTTACTGAAATGAAGAATTCATTAAACTATTTCAAA GAAGAACTGAGCAATGCCATGTCAATGATCCAGGCAATCACTTCCAAACAAGAAGAGATGCAACAGAAAATTGAACAGCTTCAACAGGAGAAGCGAAGAGAATCTCGAAAAGTGAAAGCCAA GAAAACTCAAAAAGAAGAGCATGGCTCACAGGCTGGGCCTGCTCAAGCACAAGGAAGTCCTTTCCGTTCAATCAATATCCCTGAGCCTGTTCTTCCAAGTGAAGACTTCACAAACCTCTTGCCTTCTCAGGCCTATGAAAAAG CCCAAGAGTCCAGATCCATGCATATAGGAGATAGTAATGTGAAGGGAATGATGGGTCCTG GAATGAACCCAACAACTCCAGAAACAGAAGAAAACCTCAAGCCTTGCCTCACAGCCGATATCCAGTCTAAGGGCCATGTGCCATCTGGTGTGTGGAGGCAGCCGAAGGATGGGAAAGAATGGGGCGAGGAATATGTCACAAAAGACCACCCAGATAAACTCAAGGAAGTTGGCCAGGGCAGACATGGTTCCTTGGAAAATGTTTTATGTGAAACTTCTTTAGCTG ctaAAAGACAAACTGTGGCTCTGGAACTGCttgaatcagaaagaaaatatgtcattAACATCTCTCTGATCCTGAAGATCAAGGCAACATTCCAGGGGTCAGACGGAAAGAGGAATTCCAAAGAGAGAAG CCTCTTCCCTGGCTCTTTACGGTACCTTGTCCAGCAGCACCTAGATTTGCTTCATGCTCTGCAGGAAAGGGTCCTGAAATGGCCACGCCAAGGAGTCCTTGGAGATTTATTCCTGAAATTAACAAATGATgag AATAATTTCTTGGATTATTATGTTGCCTATCTGAGGGACCTGCCTGAATGCATCTCTTTGGTTCATGTTGTTGTTCTGAAGGAG GGTGATGAAGAGATTAAATCTGACATCTATACACTGTTTTTTCATATAGTCCAGCGCATCCCTGAATATCTGATACATCTGCAG AACGTCCTGAAGTTCACAGAGCAGGAACACCCTGACTATTACCTACTTCTGGTGTGTGTTCAGCGCCTTCGAGTGTTTATCTCACACTACACCCTGCTGTTTCAATGCAATGAGGATTTGCTTATTCAGAAACGGAAAAAGCTCAAGAA GTCATCCATGGCGAAGCTGTATAAAGGGCTGGCTTCCCAGTGTGCCAATGCTGGGCAAGATGCTTCCCCCACTGCAGGCCCTGAGGCGGTCCGTGACAGTGGGATCCACTCAGAAGAGATGCTGCAACCCTACTCTTCTGCTCCAAGTTCTGGCCCTGCTATCAC GCATTTGATGCCCCCCATGAAGAAAAGCCAACAGCAGCAAAGCCTGATGGACGGCATGCAGCCCGGGAAGCCCGGCGACTGGGAGATGGAGGGCCGGAAGCACGAGAGGCCCGAGAGCCTCCTGGCGCCGGCGCAGTTCTGCCCCGCCGAGCAGGACGTGAAGGCGCTCTCGGGGCCCCTGCAGTCCATCCCGGAGATGGACTTCGAGCCTTCGCCCGCCGAGCCCTCGCTGGGGAACGTGGAGCGCTCCCTGCGCGCCCCGGCCGAGCTGCTGCCCGACGCCCGCGGCTTCGCGCCCTCGGCCTACGAGGAGTTCGAGTATGGCGGCGAGATCTTCGCGCTGCCCGCGCCCTACGACGAGGAGCCCTTCCAGGCGCCGGCCCTCTTCGAGAACTGCTCGCCCGCCTCCTCCGAGTCCAGCCTGGACATCTGCTTCCTGCGGCCCGTCAGCTTCGCCATGGAGGCCGAGCGGCCGGAGCACGCGCTGCAGCCGCTGCCCAAGAGCGCCACGTCGCCGGCGAGCAGCAGCGGCGCCTACAAGCTGGAGGCGGCGGCGCAGGCGCACGGCAAGGCCAAGCCGCTGAGCCGCTCGCTCAAGGAGTTCCCGCGCACGCCGCCCGCCGAGGGCGTGGCCCCGCGCCTCTACAGCACgcgcagcagcagcggcggccgcGCGCCGCTCAAGGCCGAGCGCGCCGCGCAGGCGCACggctcggccgccgccgccgccgccgccgccgctgccgccgcctcccgcgGCGCGCCCAGGACCTACTTCCCCCAGCAGAGGTCCCAAAGCGAAAAGCAGACCTATTTGGAAGTAAGGAGG GAGATGCATTTAGAAGACACCACCAGATTCTGtccaaaggaagaaagagaaagtgaacAAACATCTTTCAGCGATCAAAACCCCAGGCAAGACCAGAAAGGGGGCTTTCGCAGCTCCTTCCGCAAGCTCTTTAAAAAGAA GTCCAGTGGATCAGAATACAGGGAAAAAACTAATGAGAATCCCTCAATGGATCCTTCACCCACCAAACAAGATTTCTTCAGAAACCGACTTGCTCTTGCAAATGACCTTGACCAAGGAACAGCTGTGTAA